AATTTTAACATTTAAGTCATGGAATTTGGCTTCAATACATGAATCATAATCAAGGCGCGAATAAGTGTTTTTATATGTTTCTTTATTAAAAAGTGTGTATAAAACTAACGCTTTATCGCCGTTTTCAACATATAAATCATCATATGCGTTATTAATTTTAAGTTTTTTAAACATTCATGTTCATATACAAAAAAACTTAAGTAAATTCATTCCTCATAAACGCTTAAAAATTTTACGATGGGTAAAAGTATGTAAAAATCTAATTTTGTTTTTAAGACTTAAAAACTTTTTAACTTTTTTCAAAGTTGTTGGTATTGAAAGAAAAAGATCTAAAAAAACTGCATCTTCATTGTCTGGGCTATCATTTGTAAACTTTGGAATCAATAATGGGCTATTGCCATTTTCAGGTGTGTATACTTTAGATGGATAATGTTCAATAAGAAAATCTAAGGTTTCTTTCGGGATAACTAAGTCTATATCGTCATCTCAAGGAATAAAACCATTGTGTCTTTTAATCCCAATCAATGATCCATACATCATCATATATTTTAAGTTGTGTTTCTCAGCAATATTGATAAATTCTTTTAATAATTCATATACTCGCGCTTGTTTTTCGTTCATAATAAACCTCAATAACGGTATTAAAATAATAACATATTAAGGTAAAATGCCAAATTAGAGTATTATTAATGTATTTTGTGTGCTTTCTCGTGTTATAAAAAATGCAATAAATTAAAATATTCGAACTCAGCAAATATGATTTACTAAAAGCAAAAATTAAGCATAAATGCCTTGAACTTTTTAAATACTTTTTCAATAATTTGCAACAGTGAACTAATTAATTTACAATCATATATGACCTTCTAAATTTTACTAATGTACACAAAAATAGATTGAAAACAAAAATACCCAACACTATCTAATGGGTATTTTTGTTAATTGTTTTTCTTAATTTAAATGATTTTAATTCTATAAACTGCTTTTCAGAAATAAACCAGGCCAATAGGTAATGCAAAAGCAATAATAATAATTGTTGTATTCAATAACAATACAATTAAAGGGTTTCCAGCTTTATAAAATAAAGGATATGCAAAATCAAGAAATGAATAAATAACAATTCCGCGATATTCAACAAAGCGTGAATATGTTGATAAATAAACAATAAAGGCAAAAATTAAATAACAAATTACGATAATTATGGCCTTTTAATTGTTTTACTTGAAATTGAAACCTCTTTTCTGATCAATCCAAGAATAATAAAGCCAATAATTGGGTGAATTGCGTGTGTTAATATTGATTTAATCGCTTCATAATAAGGTTTTTCTCATGTTGATTGTTTGTAAGAAATTAATGCTCAGTAAACAATAAATGTTACAGTGATTAATGCTACCGATAAAAAGAACAATCTTTTAACAGTCATTGATTGTCTTTTTACCCCAAGAACTATTAGCATTATCCCAAGAAAAATATTTGATAAATATGTAAAGTAAAATACACTTGTAAATTGTTTGAAAATGGCCTGTAATTGTGGTACATTATTGTATATTGAGTCATTTTCTTTGTAAAAGTAAGTACCATTTAGAACAATGAATAGAAATGTTATTAATAAAACAATAATTCCCATTGTAATTGGAACACTGTTATGTAATTTATATTTTGATTTATATTCCATAAGGAAGATTATAGACAATTTTAAAGTTTTTACTTTTATAATTTGTTGAATCTATTGAAAATTCAATTCAATAAGCAAAACACGATACATTTTTATAACTTGCACTACGTTTAGGGGAAAAAATTTAATATTAAGTATGCATATAAAACTAAAAATATAAATTAATATTATTTTGGCGACTTTAAAAGCAATTTTATCTATTTAAACATATTTAGTTATTTGTATTAGTGTTAATTACTCGAATGTAACACAAAAAATCAAACTAAAGTTTAAAAATTAATTTTAAAATTGTAATTAAGATTCACAATGAAATTTACCCATAGGCATATAAATAAATCGTTTTGGTAATTTTTATATATACAAACTGGGAAAAATAAACGATTATTTTATTGCTTTTCTTATTATACTTTCCCACTTAAGTATAAAAATATGAGCCGGTTGTAGATAATAAATTTGTTTTATTGAAATACAAATTTTAACTTTTTAGCTATGCATATCAAACCAAAGCTTATTTTAAATTTCAAGATTATTTATAATTGTTATATTTGAAAATGTAATTAATACGAAATGGGAAATTGACTAAAATTACTATAAATAAGGATTATTAGTGATTTTTGCTGCTTAAAAGCGGGAAACTTTATATATAAATATTTCATTTAGTTTTATCCCGCCTTTCCCACTTAAGTATAAAAATTTCGATTATGATAAACATTAATATTTATTCAAAAAATGTAATTAATTTTAGTACCAAAAAATTTGTAAACAGCTATAAATAAGAGTAATTGGTAAATTCCTTATTTTGAAACTGGGAAACGAATCTATAGAAAAACTATATAAAATATAAATTTTATTTTAGTATACATGTGTTAGTTTCCCACTTAAGTAT
The genomic region above belongs to Mycoplasmopsis bovigenitalium and contains:
- the mf1 gene encoding diacylglycerol cholinephosphotransferase Mf1; translation: MNEKQARVYELLKEFINIAEKHNLKYMMMYGSLIGIKRHNGFIPWDDDIDLVIPKETLDFLIEHYPSKVYTPENGNSPLLIPKFTNDSPDNEDAVFLDLFLSIPTTLKKVKKFLSLKNKIRFLHTFTHRKIFKRLWGMNLLKFFCIWTWMFKKLKINNAYDDLYVENGDKALVLYTLFNKETYKNTYSRLDYDSCIEAKFHDLNVKIPSNWEEILVQTYGENWRIPVKYKNCEHFGLYDLQMFMFKKKQ
- a CDS encoding MAGa3780 family membrane protein, yielding MEYKSKYKLHNSVPITMGIIVLLITFLFIVLNGTYFYKENDSIYNNVPQLQAIFKQFTSVFYFTYLSNIFLGIMLIVLGVKRQSMTVKRLFFLSVALITVTFIVYWALISYKQSTWEKPYYEAIKSILTHAIHPIIGFIILGLIRKEVSISSKTIKRP